A stretch of the Musa acuminata AAA Group cultivar baxijiao chromosome BXJ2-7, Cavendish_Baxijiao_AAA, whole genome shotgun sequence genome encodes the following:
- the LOC135586066 gene encoding nudix hydrolase 15, mitochondrial-like: MNWRSALTRPSAMAASPGPNQNALSNLAASGRSSHRLLRLAQQLRLYRPSPLSSDADETVVDDRGKVFSAMALPESAAAAHLTGSGPTEKLAPKRAAVLVCLFEGDRGEFRVILTKRSSNLSTHSGEVSLPGGKADEGDADDRETALREAKEEIGLDPSLVTIVAVLEPFLSKHLLRVAPVISILPNKQAFRPAANTSEVDEIFDVPLEMFLKDENRRSEERDWMGVNYLVHYFDYIAGNKKFVIWGLTAGILIRVASVVYRRPPSFIVQISKL, encoded by the exons ATGAATTGGAGGTCGGCGCTGACGAGACCTTCGGCCATGGCGGCATCCCCCGGCCCAAACCAGAACGCCCTCTCCAACCTCGCCGCGTCGGGCCGCAGCAGCCACCGGCTCCTGCGCCTTGCCCAGCAGCTCCGCCTCTACCGGCCCTCTCCCCTGTCCTCCGATGCCGACGAGACCGTGGTCGATGACCGCGGCAAGGTCTTCTCCGCCATGGCTCTACCGGAGTCTGCCGCCGCCGCGCACCTCACCGGCAGCGGCCCTACGGAGAAGCTCGCCCCCAAGCGGGCCGCGGTCCTCGTTTGCCTCTTCGAGGGCGACCGCGGCGAATTTCGCGTCATCCTCACCAAGCGCTCCTCCAACCTTTCCACTCACTCCG GTGAAGTCTCGCTTCCAGGGGGCAAGGCGGACGAGGGCGATGCGGACGACCGGGAGACGGCATTGAGGGAagccaaagaagagattgggcttGATCCGTCCCTTGTCACCATCGTCGCCGTCCTCGAACCTTTCTTATCTAAG CATCTTCTGAGAGTCGCCCCTGTAATCAGCATACTTCCAAACAAGCAGGCATTCAGACCGGCTGCAAACACCTCTGAGGTGGATGAAATATTCGATGTGCCTCTGGAGATGTTCTTGAAg GATGAGAACCGGAGGTCAGAGGAAAGAGACTGGATGGGAGTCAACTATCTGGTTCATTACTTTGATTACATAGCAGGAAATAAGAAATTTGTGATATGGGGTCTGACTGCTGGAATTCTAATTCGTGTTGCATCAGTTGTTTATCGGAGGCCGCCTTCTTTCATCGTGCAAATTTCTAAACTATAG
- the LOC135617185 gene encoding 3'-N-debenzoyl-2'-deoxytaxol N-benzoyltransferase-like yields the protein MVEIQILGTTLVYPSSPFPSCHQPLPLSHLDTDRILHLPFRTLRLYAPSPSPSAADPADIVAAALSATLPLFFPLAASLFRRPSDNRHEVRPPATGIPFTRAASPLTLAELSARPGSPLLDRFAPDPAPAEALAHPLAIQVTRLACGGFALGACVHLALCDGAGFTQFLSAVAGFARGAERPAVEPVWERAELLGPRSPARVEVPLFRHVLGFDGDVARSGPYDVVEASIEGPLVRECFHMSEACMERLRNRLAEEAGSSCTTFEALSAYIWRARIKASGTPQDEVVKLVYSMNIRRLLKPAPALPAGYWGNVCVPVYVQLSARELMEQPLWETARSIKTSKQSVTDEYVRSYIDFQQLHYAEGITAGKRVSAFTDWRHLGHSDIDFGWGGPVSVMPLSWRLLGSLEPCFLLPDGTVEKKNGFKVLISLPEKVMQSFRADMKIFAS from the exons ATGGTGGAAATTCAGATCTTGGGCACCACCCTCGTCTACCCTTCCTCGCCCTTCCCTTCCTGCCACCAACCCCTCCCCCTTTCCCACCTCGACACGGACCGCATCCTCCACCTTCCGTTCCGCACCCTCCGCCTCTAcgccccttctccctctccctccgcCGCAGACCCTGCCGACATCGTCGCCGCCGCACTCTCCGCCACCCTCCCTCTCTTCTTTCCCCTTGCTGCCTCCCTCTTCCGCCGCCCCTCCGACAATCGCCACGAGGTCAGGCCTCCCGCCACGGGCATCCCTTTCACCCGCGCCGCCTCGCCGCTCACCCTCGCCGAGCTAAGCGCCCGGCCCGGATCGCCCCTCCTCGACCGGTTCGCGCCCGACCCGGCCCCCGCCGAGGCGCTAGCCCACCCGCTCGCGATACAGGTCACTCGGCTCGCGTGCGGCGGGTTCGCCCTCGGCGCGTGCGTCCACCTCGCCCTCTGCGACGGCGCCGGGTTCACCCAGTTCCTAAGCGCGGTGGCGGGCTTCGCGCGCGGGGCTGAGCGACCGGCGGTGGAGCCTGTCTGGGAGCGGGCCGAGCTGCTGGGACCGAGGAGTCCGGCTCGGGTGGAGGTGCCCCTGTTCCGCCACGTCCTGGGGTTCGACGGCGACGTGGCCCGCTCCGGACCGTACGACGTGGTGGAAGCGAGCATCGAGGGTCCGCTGGTGAGGGAGTGCTTCCATATGAGCGAGGCGTGCATGGAGCGACTCAGGAACAGGCTCGCGGAGGAGGCCGGTTCTAGCTGCACCACGTTCGAAGCTTTGAGTGCTTACATATGGCGCGCCAG GATCAAAGCTTCAGGAACTCCCCAGGACGAGGTCGTGAAATTGGTGTACTCCATGAACATAAGGAGACTACTTAAACCGGCACCGGCACTTCCCGCGGGGTATTGGGGCAATGTCTGCGTCCCCGTGTACGTCCAGCTGAGCGCCAGAGAACTAATGGAGCAACCGCTGTGGGAGACGGCAAGGTCGATCAAGACGAGCAAGCAGAGTGTGACGGATGAGTACGTGAGGTCCTACATCGACTTCCAACAACTCCATTACGCCGAGGGGATCACAGCCGGGAAGCGGGTGAGCGCCTTCACGGATTGGAGGCATTTGGGCCACTCCGACATCGATTTCGGGTGGGGTGGTCCGGTGAGCGTGATGCCGCTCTCCTGGAGGTTGCTTGGCAGCTTAGAGCCTTGTTTTCTCTTGCCTGATGGCACAGTGGAAAAGAAGAATGGATTCAAGGTGCTGATTTCTTTGCCTGAGAAGGTGATGCAAAGCTTCAGAGCGGACATGAAGATATTTGCGAGCTAA